The genomic region CCTGATCCGCGGGACCCCGGAGTTCCCGAACGACACCATCGAGGACTTCGTGATCGCGCGGGCGGACGGCTCGGCGGTGTTCCTGCTCGCCAACGTCGTCGACGACCTGGAGATGGGGATCACCCACGTCATCCGGGGCGAGGAGCACCTGTCCAACACGCCCAAGCAGCAGCTGCTGTGGGCCGCGCTCGGCGCCGCCGAGCCGCCGGTGTGGGCGCACGTGCCGGTCATCGTCAACGAGAAGCGGCAGAAGCTGTCCAAGCGGCGGGACAAGGTGGCGCTGGAGTCCTACCGGGACGAGGGCTACCTGCCCGGCGCGATGAAGAACTACCTGATGCTGCTCGGCTGGGCGCCGTCGGGCGACGACGAGATCGTGCCGTGGGAGACGATCGAGTCGACGTTCGACCTGGCCGACGTGAAGCCGTCCCCGGCGTTCTTCGACGAGAAGAAGCTGCGGGCGTTCAACGGGGAGTACATCCGGGCGCTGAGCGTCGAGGAGTTCATCGCGGCGGTCGAGCCGTGGCTGGCTCCCCCGGCGGCGCCGTGGGCGGCCGACGCCTTCGACGCCGGCACGTTCGCCGCCGTCGCCGGGCTCGCCCAGTCCCGGGTGTCGGTGCTGGCGGAGATCGTGCCGATGGTCGACTTCCTGTTCCTGCCGGCGGCGCCGGTGGACGACGCGGCCTGGGCGAAGGCGATGAAGGGGCCGGCGGCGCAGCTGCTCGCCGACGTCCACGACGTGTTCGGCAAGATCGAGTGGGACGCCGAGACGCTGAAGGCGACGCTGGCCGAGCTCGGCGAGCGCCACGGCCTGAAGCTGGCCAAGGCGCAGGCGCCGGTGCGGGTCGCGGTCACTGGGCGCACCGTGGGGCTGCCGCTGTTCGAGTCGCTCGAGGTGTTCGGCCGGGAGGCCACCCGCCGTCGGATCGCCGCGGCCCGGGATCGTCTCGCCGCCGGCTGAACGGCGGCCGCCGCGCTCCCGGACTCGGCTCACCGGCTCCGGGAGCTGGCCCGGACTGAGGGAGCTGGCCCGATCTCACGAGCTGAGGGAGCTGGCCAGAACTGATGAGCCCGGGTCGCGGCTGGGACGGGCCGCGACCCGGGCTAGGGAGACCCACCGGAGGTCGGGGTTACCTCCGCCGGGTGAAGCTCGGATCCATCAGGTCGCGCTCCGGTGCTCGTCGGCACCAGGTTCGACGGTGACCAGCACATCTCTCGGGGCCTAAAGGATTCTTAAGATCAGCAAAAGACAACCTGTGATCTCGAAATCACGCTCCGTTCATTGACGGTAGACATCCCGTGATGTCGGGACAAGAGTCCGCCCACGCGCACTCAGGGCTCGTCGTGGCCGCGGGTGGAGGCGCCGCGCGGGCTGCGCTGGCGCGGGCTGAGCGCCGCCCAGTCCGCCGCCCAGGTGGCCAGGGGCTCGAGCACGCCCTGCAGGCGCCGACCGTGGGTGGTCAGCCGGTACTCGCCGACCTCGTCCACCTCGACCAGGCCGGCCTCCCGCAACTCCCGCAGCCGCTGGACGAGCTGCGCCTCGGGGGCGTCCAGCCGGGCCGCCAGCGTGCGAAACGGCAGCGAGCCGCCCCGCAGGTGCCAGTAGAGGCCGAGGGCGAAGCGCCGGCCCAGCAGGTCCACCAGGGCGGCGAGCGCCGGCGGCACCCCACCGGGAACCTCCGCCGGCGCGGGGCCGCCCGCTCGCCCCGGCCCCGCCGCCCGTGCCCGCGCCGACCTGGCCGGCTTCATCGCCATGGGGTGCTCCGATCCGTCGCGCCCGCACGCTCCCCCGGGTCGACCCGCCGGGAGCGGCGACGACCGAACCATCCGGCGGCGACACCACCCGACGGGAACAACGCCCAACGGGGACACCACCCGGCGGCGACGCCGTCCAACGGTGAGACCATCCGAGAGGAGACGACGGGACACCGGCTGCCAATCCGGTCCCGGGACGATGCGACGGCGGCGCCGCCGGTCCTCAATGGGCGCCGACGGAGCTGACACCGTTCGAGCTGTGCGCCGCCACCGGACGGAACGGGCGGGTTCCGGACGGCTCGACCTCCCCGGCGAACAGGCCGCGGACCCGGTGGAAGACCGTCCCTGCCTGCGCGGACACGACGCCGGCGGCGCTCTGCACCTCTGGGCGTTCCCGAACCTCCCGAAGCTGTCGCATGATCACGTCGTAGTGCTCGCGTCCGCCTCGGGACCCCAGGACGTACCCGAGGCCGAGTGCGATGACGACGCTGGGCCTGATGCGCATGTTGCCTCCCGGGAGACCGATGGACGTGCTGGCGGATGGCCGCCGGCCGGCCGGCGTTGTGCCGCCGCAATGATTACTACCCCACGGCCAGGTCAGCATGAACCTCAGGTGGCCAGCGCGGTCCCCCGCGGAGCCGAGCTCCCGCTGGTCCGGCGACCGGCCCGGTCAGCTCCCGGCACCGAGCTCGGGCAGGTCGACGGAATCCAACCGCAGCAGGTCCTCGGTCGTCGGTACCGCGAGCTCCGCCACCCGCTGCGCCTGGTTCTCCGTCATCTGCTGAAACACCTGACGGGCGAGCCGGCCGTTGCCGAAGCCGCGGTTGCGGGGCAGCGCCGCGAAGTAGGAGTCCAGTGCGGCGACGGTGGGGGCGGGCAGCTCGTACTCGTGCTGGCGGCACTGGCCGGCCACGATCTGGGTGAGTTCCGCGCAGGTGTAGTCCTCGAAGGGGATGACGCGGGAGAACCGGGAGGCCAGCCCGGGGTTCGAGGTGACGAACCGCGTCATCTCCGCCGGATATCCGGCCACGATGACGACGACCCGATCGCGGTGGTCCTCCATCAGCTTGACCAGCGTGGCGATCGCCTCCTGGCCGAAATCGTTGCCGAGGCCGGGCGGAACCAGGGAGTAGGCCTCGTCGACGAACAACACGCCGCCCAGCGCCCGTCGGAAGATCGCCTGGGTCTTCGGCGCCGTGTGGCCCACATACTCGCC from Frankia alni ACN14a harbors:
- a CDS encoding winged helix-turn-helix transcriptional regulator, translated to MAMKPARSARARAAGPGRAGGPAPAEVPGGVPPALAALVDLLGRRFALGLYWHLRGGSLPFRTLAARLDAPEAQLVQRLRELREAGLVEVDEVGEYRLTTHGRRLQGVLEPLATWAADWAALSPRQRSPRGASTRGHDEP
- the gltX gene encoding glutamate--tRNA ligase encodes the protein MGSGRVRVRFAPSPTGIFHVGGARSALFNWLVALRAGGDFVLRVEDTDASRNRPEWTDGIISALDWLGISPGRYEGPVLQSSRADRHRAAAVRLREAGLAYFCDCTREALAERTGNAQHGYDGFCRDRGLEPGPGRALRFRTPDDGVTTVHDLIRGTPEFPNDTIEDFVIARADGSAVFLLANVVDDLEMGITHVIRGEEHLSNTPKQQLLWAALGAAEPPVWAHVPVIVNEKRQKLSKRRDKVALESYRDEGYLPGAMKNYLMLLGWAPSGDDEIVPWETIESTFDLADVKPSPAFFDEKKLRAFNGEYIRALSVEEFIAAVEPWLAPPAAPWAADAFDAGTFAAVAGLAQSRVSVLAEIVPMVDFLFLPAAPVDDAAWAKAMKGPAAQLLADVHDVFGKIEWDAETLKATLAELGERHGLKLAKAQAPVRVAVTGRTVGLPLFESLEVFGREATRRRIAAARDRLAAG